A window from Caldisericaceae bacterium encodes these proteins:
- the recF gene encoding DNA replication and repair protein RecF (All proteins in this family for which functions are known are DNA-binding proteins that assist the filamentation of RecA onto DNA for the initiation of recombination or recombinational repair.), producing the protein MKIEKLLLKNFRRFKEEEFNFSNEFNVLVGKNGSGKTTILDAIYLLTTGKSYLTKSLENCINVNEEYFFIEGNFVDHTTDTESTYLVSILYYKGKKEININKRKISTLADLVGKIPVIFTDYSLSNLVKGLPSDRRDFINHVLIFTDKDYYKDLLKYYSYLEKRNEYLKNGNFSMDILIFLSQEIYDLGIKIVSKRENIIKEFNNLAKDFYSELFGNNSNLKIVYNPSPLKKILDSDSILDEINRKRTLYGIHLDEIEIFNSDINLRNFASLGEAYSIGFILKIVEAALIFNYTNRKPIFLIDDFNSFLDEVKRSKVLSMINHMQVILTSVNMDLNKELIYKSNLMTLKDS; encoded by the coding sequence ATGAAAATTGAGAAACTGTTGTTAAAAAACTTTAGAAGATTTAAGGAGGAGGAGTTTAATTTTTCAAATGAGTTTAATGTATTAGTTGGAAAAAATGGAAGCGGTAAAACAACTATTCTTGATGCAATATATTTACTTACTACGGGGAAAAGTTACCTTACAAAATCTCTTGAAAACTGTATAAATGTAAATGAAGAATATTTTTTTATTGAAGGAAATTTTGTAGATCATACAACTGATACTGAAAGCACTTATTTAGTTTCTATTCTTTACTATAAAGGAAAAAAAGAAATCAATATTAACAAAAGAAAAATAAGCACTTTAGCAGACCTTGTGGGTAAGATTCCCGTAATATTTACTGACTACTCTCTCTCAAATCTTGTTAAAGGTTTACCATCTGATAGAAGGGATTTTATAAATCATGTTCTAATTTTTACTGATAAAGATTATTATAAGGACTTATTGAAATATTACTCCTATCTTGAGAAAAGAAACGAATACTTAAAAAATGGTAATTTCTCGATGGATATTCTAATTTTTCTCTCACAAGAAATCTACGATCTTGGTATTAAAATTGTTTCAAAGAGAGAAAACATCATAAAAGAATTTAATAACTTAGCAAAAGATTTTTATAGTGAGCTTTTTGGTAATAATTCTAACTTAAAAATCGTTTATAACCCAAGTCCGTTAAAAAAAATACTTGATAGTGATTCAATTCTTGATGAAATTAATAGAAAACGCACCCTTTATGGAATACACCTTGACGAAATAGAAATATTTAATTCTGATATAAACCTAAGAAATTTTGCTTCATTGGGTGAGGCATATAGTATTGGCTTCATTTTAAAAATTGTTGAAGCCGCTTTAATTTTTAATTATACAAATAGAAAGCCAATATTTTTAATTGATGATTTTAATTCCTTTCTTGATGAAGTAAAAAGAAGCAAAGTTCTTTCTATGATTAATCATATGCAGGTAATTTTAACATCTGTTAATATGGATCTTAATAAAGAGTTGATCTACAAGTCAAACCTTATGACTTTAAAGGATTCTTAA
- the dnaN gene encoding DNA polymerase III subunit beta: MKIKVKTSEFSKAIANVGKVISSKPIDLILDNILLQKNNNISLFTTNLEQAMKYDLDAEIIDPSGVTETVLPYDLLKDITPKFKGDYIELDLSKKTVEIVEDSGKFTLHTFNPEAFAQIPEVESDVKFEIPANILKDLIENTVFAASKKEESRKEFRGVYFDIKENVVNLVATDSTALALNTFEVSNLKDANFIIPWKAVDILLHIPTASSDKFEITTSESAVKFNINNISLISLLINGQFPQYENVIPQDTVYYASVNKSILMDALRLIEPFAKRGTNRIVFTFSSNTLTLESPQSEVGYASKVIPCETNGEISLQFYAEKIIEGIEHVKDENVFFGIQGPLHPVLLKSPNNSSYIYVIMPQKPIE, from the coding sequence ATGAAAATAAAAGTAAAAACAAGTGAATTCTCAAAAGCAATTGCAAACGTAGGAAAGGTTATTTCATCAAAACCAATTGATTTGATACTTGATAACATTCTATTACAAAAAAACAATAATATTTCTCTTTTTACAACAAACCTTGAACAAGCAATGAAGTATGACTTAGATGCAGAAATTATAGACCCTTCAGGAGTTACTGAAACAGTTTTACCCTATGACTTACTTAAAGATATAACTCCAAAATTCAAAGGAGATTACATCGAACTTGATTTATCAAAAAAGACAGTCGAAATAGTCGAAGATAGTGGTAAATTTACACTTCATACATTTAATCCAGAAGCATTTGCACAAATTCCAGAAGTTGAATCAGATGTTAAATTTGAGATACCTGCAAATATACTAAAAGATTTAATTGAAAATACTGTTTTTGCAGCATCTAAAAAGGAAGAAAGTAGAAAGGAGTTTAGAGGAGTCTATTTTGATATAAAAGAAAATGTTGTAAATTTAGTTGCAACTGATAGCACTGCTCTTGCATTAAACACATTTGAGGTAAGCAATCTAAAGGATGCCAATTTTATTATTCCTTGGAAAGCAGTTGATATTTTATTACATATCCCAACTGCTTCTTCCGATAAGTTTGAAATAACAACGTCAGAAAGTGCAGTTAAGTTTAATATAAATAATATTTCTTTAATATCCCTTCTTATTAACGGTCAATTCCCACAATACGAAAATGTAATTCCGCAGGACACTGTTTATTATGCTTCTGTAAATAAAAGTATACTGATGGATGCGCTTCGTTTAATTGAACCATTTGCTAAAAGAGGCACTAACAGGATAGTGTTTACCTTCTCTTCAAATACTCTTACTCTTGAATCTCCTCAATCCGAAGTTGGTTATGCTTCTAAAGTTATTCCTTGTGAGACTAATGGAGAAATATCGCTACAATTCTATGCAGAGAAAATTATAGAAGGCATAGAACACGTGAAAGATGAAAATGTATTTTTTGGGATACAAGGCCCATTACACCCTGTGCTTTTAAAAAGTCCTAATAACTCAAGCTACATCTATGTGATAATGCCTCAAAAACCGATTGAATGA